A region of the Nocardia asteroides genome:
GCGAGCCCGCGCCCGCCCCCGGCTTCTCCACCGTGGTCCGCCCGAACGGCCACAGCACGTAGGCGGCGATCCGGAACGACGCGATACCGAAGGGGATCGTGATGATGAGGATGAAGCAGATGATCCCGGCGGCGATGTAGCCGAGTGCCAGCCAGAACCCGGCGAAGACCAGCCACAGGATGTTGAGAACCAACTGAATCGGCTTCATGACTCCAGCATGCCAGCCGCCCGCCGATTCGGGCATTCCTTCTTTCCCGGCGGCGGGACGCGATGCGCGCGGGTCAGAAGAACCAGCCGAGCATCGGGTCCCGCTCCGCGCGGAAGGCGTCGTCGAGCGCACGCATGTGCGCCGAATCCTTGCCCCGCAGCCGGTTCGCCGCGGCGAACACCCGCGCGGGATACGCGCCGAGATACATGCTGCCGAGCACGTCGATGCCCAGTTCGATATCAGCGGCACGGTCGGTGGGTGCGCACTCCGCCTGTCCGTCGCGCACACGCAGGGCGAACGTGCCGCCCGCGTCGCGGAAAGGGTCGGTCACCTCGAGCACCACGTCCAGGTCGCTCGCGTAAGCCCGGGCGGTCAGGGCGGCGGGAACGTCCATCAGGCGAAGCCACAGTCCGTCGTAGCGGGCGGTGGTGCGCACCAACCGGGGATCGGTCAGCAGATAGGGCAGTGGGTCGTGGTCGGTGAGCACGGCGTCC
Encoded here:
- a CDS encoding YccF domain-containing protein, whose product is MKPIQLVLNILWLVFAGFWLALGYIAAGIICFILIITIPFGIASFRIAAYVLWPFGRTTVEKPGAGAGSLIGNIIWFIVAGWWLALGHLLTSIPLFVSIIGIPFGWANLKFIPISLFPLGRDIVDSDQPFGAR